CGAGTGTCATCCCTAAACTCGAGTGATTTCCATGCAAAGTTCATACTTCTACATCCTTACCTATTAGGCTACAAGATCGGGTTCAAGTAAAATATATCAATTAGTCACGATTTTTCATCTTTAAAAGACTCAAAAGTTATATGAATGATATTATATACAATTTCTTTACTAAAAATGAAGGGTGCGAACTTTCTCCCCTTCCATAAATTAGCCCAAGCCTCCATGGTATCCAGAGAGCTCAATTTGGGCAATTGACCTTTGTGACTAACATAGTGAATAGATACTTTGTTGATGGTTAATTAAAACTAACAAATTAACTATTTGATAAGAATATAGAAAATGGGGGGTGATTTTCATACACCACTTTTTATTCCTTACACACCATTTTACATAAAAACCCAATCTACCCTTGTATTAATTAATATCTCCATCTTTGTCTTTATGCTAATGTTAAGGGGCAACTTGTTCATCTATTTATAAAAGTGTGTATGAGCTAAAAAATGGTGTGTGAGGATCATCTTTTATTAAAAACACCTTTAGCTAACTTCGTAATTATTATGCCATCACAAATCATTTTTAATTAATGTAGTTATAAATATGATcaaaaacatcatcatcataatcatattcatatttcatattcattcatatttgtaatcataattcataataatCATTTAAATGAAAAAATTATACTAagtatatttatatgtaatatgtatatgtatatttttgtaTGAATAAGAAGGCAAATCTTATCAACCCTATCACAAATAAAGTTTGCAAGATTGGCATCTCAAATTTAGAAAAACACATGAACTTCAACGGTTCAGCCACCAGCTCACTTTGCTGACCTGATGTGTGACGTCATTTCAAATAATATTCAATATTTGGGCAACAACTTATTATTAAAAAAACAATATTAGAAATACAATACTTCATCTTTTCAATTCAATCTATATTTTATTGCTAAATTCATCTCCCCTCGGCCGGTCTTCCAACACCTTCATCAAATCAAAGTCTTGCAACAAACAAAACATTATATGCAATCAACTGAACTGTATCAAATTACTTAATCTTAAACTACTATTCAGCCCACTTCATAAAGGTTTCAACTTTATCCTTTACATAGATGTTGACTTGAATCATTATCTGGTATCTCgctaagtttatttatttatttattttaatttattcaTTTTTCTATATTTTACATCTTCTAAATGATGGGATTGGTTTAGTTTAGTGTTTTACAATACGGGTTTGTCTCAATTATGAAAAAATTATTGGAAATTGAGTTACTTGTAATGCAAATCCTGATGGTTCATAATtctgttatttttattttatgtttttatttattttctggtGGCAATTGAAGGTGGTTTCAGTGATGGGTTTTGCTTAGTTTCTTGTTTTATCATCTTCAGCAGTAAAGAAATTGATTAAAATATGAGTTCTTTAATATGCAATTTTTGAAAAGGGATGCATCAGTTTAGTACTCAGTATCAAAGAATTAAGCTTTCTAGGATATTCATTATAGAAATCTGTACTCTGTTAAAGTGAGTTCGTTGATCTGTGTCAAACAATAAGGATTCTGTTTTCTTATAGATTTTACGATTTGTTCAATTTGTGGCCGTGATTCATTGAATTTGAGAGAATAGTttgttttacatttttttttttgggggggggggggggacggGACTGTGATGATTTTGACAGTTACTTTTGTTGTAGCTGGTTATCTAACTGATTGTTAAGTAAATAATCTATCTGTTCTTTGAATAGGTTTGGAGGACATATATTTGACTACAAGAGTGATGCGGAATATATGCGTATTGGAGCACTTGATAACTCTAAATGAACTATGAAACCATCTTTATTTATATACTGTCTATTCGTCGTGATTACATGAAAAATTTAGCAACGTCCTTGTAACTGTTTTGGGTTAAGATGCAGTACACATGCTCGTAAATGAGTAGGGTAGTGATTGTGTTGAGTTATTTATTGTTGATCCAACCACTAATCATATTTGCGTTCAAATTTTTTCCTTTGAAGTCTTGTGAGACCTATCATATCGGCTATTCAATTTCAATTGATTCTAATAGCAAATTGTTTTATTTACACGGGGAATTAGTAAGCAAAGATTTCTTTTGCAAGTCCATCAAGTTGCATGCACATCATTGTTTGATTAATAGCAACGTCGGAAGTCATTGCTACGGGGTCGATCATTTCTTAGGTATTCACTTTTTTACTTATACCTTAACTTTGtccttgtgtgtttacttttgtCCTTTTACAGCATTTTAAAACATTAACTTTGTGAAGTGTTTAAACTTTGGGATTTTGATAATGTTCTGTTTTTGACCAGATAGAAGGCAATTTCTACGGAGTTTAGTTAGTGAGGAAACTATAAAAGGGGAGCAACACAAGTCGAAGAGAACAAAAGTCGATAAAGATACCATCTTTAAAACAAAATATTTGTTGATGGGTGGATCTGGAATTTCCGTTTTGTGTTGCAGTTTTCTTTGTTGTTGCTTTCGTTCTAAAAAGAAAGATACGGCCCATACTGTTCTGGCTAAGGAGCCAAATTCAAGTGAGTAGAATTATGATAACCTataattattttacataattaatcttGAAAACTTtcttattaatttatattttttgCAGTGGATTCAACTTCATCTATAGAAATGAACCCTGTTTTTGAAAAGGTTCCAGCTAGTCCACTACGTGTTCCACCAAGTCCAAGTAGATTCTCAATGTCTCCAAAGCTCGATCGGATTGGGTCTGTTCATTTGACCATGAAGCAGGTGGTAAAAGCTACCCAGAATTTTTCACCATCATTAAGGATAGGTGAAGGTGGGTTTGGAACCGTATACAAAGCCCAGTTACCGCACGGTCAGGTTGTTGCCATTAAACGAGCAAAAAAGGTAATAGAATATGCATAGTGCCAAAGGTGGCAAGATGGACGGGTCTTGTGGGTCGGGTGGCAGGTCAAAACGGTAATTTTTTGTATGGGTAAACAAGCTTCTAGTCCAATCCAAGATCCAAGGTTTCTATAAAAAATTTAGTGCATTATGTTGAGAACGAATAGTGAATGATTACAGTTTTAGCCAACTGCTTTTAGTAACATCATTTAGAAGGTTATATGACTCATTTGAACCATAAGCCGGTTACTAAACTAGATGAAATGAGTATGTGATACACAATATAAATAAGTCAATAAAAttaattatgttatattttattCAAAGTACCATCTTTTTCTCACTTTTGAATTCGACATCAAACGTATAGGAACATTTTGATGCTTTACGAAGTGAATTTAGAAGTGAGGTCGAATTACTTGCGAAAATTGATCATCGGAATCTAGTGAAACTTCTTGGGTACGTTGATAAAGGAAATGAGCGCCTAATTATTACCGAATATGTTCCTAATGGTACACTTAGAGAACATTTGGATGGTAAGATTTATTACAAGTTTGCCAGTCCCCTGATTTACCATTTTAACCTATCAAATTAGCAGAAGTATCAATTTTAGTTGTTCCCTGTTTCAGGTGTTCATGGAAGTTTTCTTGACTTCAGTCAACGACTTGAATTATGCATCGATATTGCCCATGGCTTAACGTATCTCCATCTATACGCAGGTAATTCGTAAACTTGTTTGTAAAGTTTGTGTTTTCCATTTCCAAAATCACTTTGTAACTTAAAAAAACACATTCAAAGACTTTCATTTCTCATTTTCTTGAGTTTAATCAGAAAAGCAAATAATTCACCGTGACGTGAAGTCATCAAATATTCTTCTAACCGAGAGACTGAGAGCAAAAGTGGCCGATTTTGGATTTGCAAGACTTGGTGATGCAGAAACTGACAAAACACATGTTGTGACCAAAGTAAGGGGCACAGTTGGTTACCTTGACCCCGAGTATATGAGAACATACCAGCTCACACCGAAGAGTGACGTTTACTCTTTTGGGGTTCTACTTATTGAAATTCTCACGGGT
This genomic window from Rutidosis leptorrhynchoides isolate AG116_Rl617_1_P2 chromosome 2, CSIRO_AGI_Rlap_v1, whole genome shotgun sequence contains:
- the LOC139894280 gene encoding calmodulin-binding receptor-like cytoplasmic kinase 3 isoform X2; protein product: MGGSGISVLCCSFLCCCFRSKKKDTAHTVLAKEPNSMDSTSSIEMNPVFEKVPASPLRVPPSPSRFSMSPKLDRIGSVHLTMKQVVKATQNFSPSLRIGEGGFGTVYKAQLPHGQVVAIKRAKKEHFDALRSEFRSEVELLAKIDHRNLVKLLGYVDKGNERLIITEYVPNGTLREHLDGVHGSFLDFSQRLELCIDIAHGLTYLHLYAEKQIIHRDVKSSNILLTERLRAKVADFGFARLGDAETDKTHVVTKVRGTVGYLDPEYMRTYQLTPKSDVYSFGVLLIEILTGRRPIESKRSPEEKVTIRWAFGKYNDGDIMDLVDPQMKEAVDGEIFSKMLALAFQCAAPTRVDRPEMKAVGEQLWVIRMDYLRQGRKG
- the LOC139894280 gene encoding calmodulin-binding receptor-like cytoplasmic kinase 3 isoform X1, which codes for MSRVVIVLSYLLLIQPLIIFAFKFFPLKSCETYHIGYSISIDSNSKLFYLHGELVSKDFFCKSIKLHAHHCLINSNVGSHCYGVDHFLDRRQFLRSLVSEETIKGEQHKSKRTKVDKDTIFKTKYLLMGGSGISVLCCSFLCCCFRSKKKDTAHTVLAKEPNSMDSTSSIEMNPVFEKVPASPLRVPPSPSRFSMSPKLDRIGSVHLTMKQVVKATQNFSPSLRIGEGGFGTVYKAQLPHGQVVAIKRAKKEHFDALRSEFRSEVELLAKIDHRNLVKLLGYVDKGNERLIITEYVPNGTLREHLDGVHGSFLDFSQRLELCIDIAHGLTYLHLYAEKQIIHRDVKSSNILLTERLRAKVADFGFARLGDAETDKTHVVTKVRGTVGYLDPEYMRTYQLTPKSDVYSFGVLLIEILTGRRPIESKRSPEEKVTIRWAFGKYNDGDIMDLVDPQMKEAVDGEIFSKMLALAFQCAAPTRVDRPEMKAVGEQLWVIRMDYLRQGRKG